Part of the bacterium genome is shown below.
AACTTAAATAGACCTTTGAAGCCGAGGAATGCCAAACTCATAAGTCCTGTAAGGATGAATGCAATGGGAACCCCTCTGAAAGCAGGTGGGATAGGTGCTGTGTCCAATGACTCTCTTATGGATGCAAGAAGGATTATGACAACACAGTAGCCCATAGAAATACCGAATGAAAATACAACATTCTGTATGAAGTTGAATTTATAATCAATACCTAAAAATGCAGCAGCAAGTATGGCACAGTTTGTTGTAATAAGTGGTAGATATATACCGAATGCTTTATAAAGTGCAGGAACCTTTTTCCTTATAATAATCTCTTCAAACTGGACAAAAGAGGCAATAGTAAGTATAAATGCAGTGGTTCTCAGATACTCTAAATGGAATGGGATTAAAAGATATTGATAGACCGCCCAGCTGATACTGCATGCCATTATAGTCACAAAAACCACTGCTATACCCATACCTGCGGATGACTTAAGATTGGTTGATATCCCTATAAATGAACATAGTCCTAAAAATCTTATCAAAAGGATGTTGTTTATAATAAATGCAGAAAGAAATATAAGCCCTAAATTCATTTCGTTTAACATCTTTTTCTTCTCCCTATACTTTTTCTAAAAGCAATAAGAAACCCGATGACAAAAAACGCACCTGGTGGCATAATCATTATAAGAAATGGCTTATAGTTTTCTCCAAATATCTTTATTCCCAAAAGGGTCCCCTGTCCTGGTAGTTCCCTTAATGTTGCTATGATAACAATCGCAAGTGTAAAACCCAGCCCCATACCAAGCCCGTCAAGTGCAGAGTTAAAGATATTGTTTTTTGAAGCAAATGCTTCTGCTCTCCCGAGTATGATACAGTTTACTACCATAAGTGGCAGATATACACCGAGGTTTCTATGGAGTTTTGGAAGATATGCAGCAAGTGAGTAGTCAGCAATGGTAACAAATGTTGCAATAACGACGATGAACACAGGTATTCTGATATGTGATGGAACAAACCTTCTTATAAGTGAAACAGTAATATTTGCTCCTGTAAGGACAAAGATAAAAGCAATTCCCATACCGAGTGCATCTTTCAAGGATGATGAAACCGCAAGTAGTGGACATAATCCAAGCATAAGGAAAAATATAGGATTTTCTTTCCAGATTCCCGCGAACAAGTTTTTGGGTTCTATCAGTTTCATTTTTATACCTTTATTCTCTTTACTCTATCTCACTCTCCCTTGAGGGG
Proteins encoded:
- a CDS encoding electron transport complex subunit E, giving the protein MKLIEPKNLFAGIWKENPIFFLMLGLCPLLAVSSSLKDALGMGIAFIFVLTGANITVSLIRRFVPSHIRIPVFIVVIATFVTIADYSLAAYLPKLHRNLGVYLPLMVVNCIILGRAEAFASKNNIFNSALDGLGMGLGFTLAIVIIATLRELPGQGTLLGIKIFGENYKPFLIMIMPPGAFFVIGFLIAFRKSIGRRKRC
- a CDS encoding RnfABCDGE type electron transport complex subunit A, which gives rise to MNLGLIFLSAFIINNILLIRFLGLCSFIGISTNLKSSAGMGIAVVFVTIMACSISWAVYQYLLIPFHLEYLRTTAFILTIASFVQFEEIIIRKKVPALYKAFGIYLPLITTNCAILAAAFLGIDYKFNFIQNVVFSFGISMGYCVVIILLASIRESLDTAPIPPAFRGVPIAFILTGLMSLAFLGFKGLFK